In one Aromatoleum aromaticum EbN1 genomic region, the following are encoded:
- a CDS encoding ABC transporter permease, giving the protein MSLADFLQLALRSLVAHRLRSFLTLLGIGVGIAAVILLTSIGEGLHQFVLKEFTQFGTNIIQVTPGRQGARGGPPGLPSTTRELTLDDAAAIARLPLVTGMTPVVHGNSEVSAAGRVRRTSIYGVGADMDRLFSMRVGIGRFLPPDDPVGARAFVVLGAKLKRELFGNANALGERLRIGGERYRVIGVMAEKGQFLGVDLDDTAYIPTARALALYNREGLMEIDVTYAETTPAAMVAEAIRTLLAARHGQDDVTLTTQEDMLARLSNILDILTAAVGALGGISLAVGGVGIVTIMTIAVTERTNEIGLLVALGARRATILGLFLGEAVALAAIGGALGLLAGAGLAQLVGLLVPALPVRTPWHFVVVAEVLAIAIGLLAGVLPARKAARLDPVEALRAE; this is encoded by the coding sequence ATGAGCCTCGCCGACTTCCTCCAGCTCGCGCTGCGCTCGCTCGTCGCCCACCGGCTGCGCAGCTTCCTGACGCTGCTCGGCATCGGCGTCGGCATCGCTGCGGTGATCCTGCTGACTTCGATCGGCGAAGGCCTGCACCAGTTCGTGCTCAAGGAATTCACGCAGTTCGGCACCAATATCATTCAGGTCACGCCGGGTCGGCAGGGCGCGCGCGGCGGTCCGCCCGGGCTGCCGAGCACGACGCGCGAACTGACGCTCGACGACGCCGCCGCAATCGCTCGTCTGCCGCTCGTCACCGGCATGACCCCGGTCGTGCACGGCAACTCGGAGGTCTCCGCAGCCGGGCGGGTGCGGCGCACCAGCATCTACGGTGTCGGCGCCGACATGGACCGGCTCTTCTCGATGCGGGTCGGCATCGGCCGCTTCCTGCCGCCGGACGACCCGGTCGGCGCGCGCGCGTTCGTCGTGCTCGGCGCGAAGCTCAAGCGCGAGCTGTTCGGCAACGCGAACGCGCTCGGTGAGCGGCTGCGCATCGGCGGCGAGCGCTATCGCGTCATCGGCGTCATGGCGGAGAAAGGCCAGTTCCTCGGCGTCGATCTCGACGACACCGCCTACATCCCGACGGCGCGCGCGCTCGCGCTGTACAACCGCGAAGGGCTGATGGAGATCGACGTCACCTATGCGGAGACGACGCCCGCTGCGATGGTGGCGGAAGCGATCCGCACGCTGCTGGCTGCGCGTCACGGGCAGGACGACGTGACGCTGACGACCCAGGAAGACATGCTCGCGCGCCTATCGAACATTCTCGATATCCTCACTGCGGCGGTCGGCGCGCTCGGCGGCATCTCGCTCGCGGTCGGCGGTGTCGGCATCGTCACGATCATGACGATCGCGGTCACCGAGCGGACCAACGAGATCGGCCTGCTCGTCGCGCTCGGCGCGCGGCGCGCGACGATACTCGGCCTGTTCCTCGGCGAAGCGGTCGCGCTGGCCGCGATCGGCGGCGCGCTCGGTCTCCTCGCCGGAGCCGGTCTCGCGCAGCTCGTCGGGCTGCTCGTGCCGGCACTGCCAGTGCGCACGCCGTGGCATTTCGTCGTCGTCGCCGAAGTGCTCGCGATCGCCATCGGCCTGCTCGCCGGCGTGCTGCCTGCGCGCAAGGCGGCACGGCTCGATCCGGTCGAAGCGCTGCGCGCCGAATAG
- a CDS encoding LutC/YkgG family protein — protein MNARDDILGRIRAALGRSERNREAARADVKAACDARRAGPRPLFDADLAARFRCEAERMSSTIDEVAALADVPAAVARYLDARALRRHGVVWPALAELDWAGAGLAMEMRTAGDADLLGITGCFCAIAETGTLMTCSGPRTPAATSLLPETHVAVVPMSRIVPAMEEAWALARSEIGELPRAVNFISGPSRTGDIEMTIVLGAHGPYRVHLVLVRGE, from the coding sequence ATGAACGCGCGTGACGACATCCTCGGGCGAATCCGTGCAGCGCTGGGCCGCAGCGAGCGCAACCGGGAGGCGGCGCGGGCCGACGTAAAAGCCGCCTGCGACGCGCGCAGGGCAGGCCCGCGCCCGCTGTTCGACGCCGATCTCGCAGCCCGCTTCCGGTGCGAGGCGGAGCGCATGTCGAGCACGATCGACGAGGTCGCAGCGCTCGCCGACGTGCCGGCCGCCGTTGCGCGCTATCTCGACGCGCGCGCGCTGCGTCGCCACGGAGTCGTGTGGCCTGCGCTCGCCGAGCTCGACTGGGCGGGGGCGGGCCTGGCGATGGAGATGCGCACCGCCGGCGACGCGGACCTGCTCGGCATTACCGGGTGCTTCTGCGCGATCGCCGAGACCGGCACGCTGATGACCTGTTCGGGCCCGCGCACTCCGGCGGCGACGAGCCTGCTGCCCGAGACTCATGTCGCGGTGGTGCCGATGTCGCGCATCGTCCCGGCGATGGAAGAGGCGTGGGCGCTCGCGCGCAGCGAAATCGGCGAACTGCCGCGCGCGGTGAATTTCATTTCCGGCCCGTCTCGCACCGGAGACATCGAAATGACGATCGTGCTCGGCGCGCACGGGCCGTACCGTGTGCATCTGGTCCTCGTGCGAGGCGAGTAG
- a CDS encoding pseudouridine synthase — MKRSPTPGDAGRPDAGTDDTTTKPSRSDAGDEAATGARRRTLGVKPAAAADAPAAGNDVPARKSGLRTRFLPSADRRGTGKPPERQAVPPSKDSDRTPRPPRKNPPHRPPSATGDGPARRTANAPAAGRTSDRSRSRAPDVVRSRPAAPSVPPPAQTDAPEGVRLSKIMSERGLCSRREADEIIERGWVFVDGQRVSELGIRIDPNAEITLAAQAKRRQMEQVTILLHKPVGYVSGQPEPGFEPAVSLIGPDNQFDRADAQRFHPSHLKGIAPAGRLDIDSTGLLVLTQDGRIARQLIGDDSKVEKEYLVRVEGRLDERGLALLNHGLELDGRTLRPAKVEWLNEDQLRFVLREGRKRQIRRMCELVGLKVVGLKRVRIGRVKLGDLPLGQWRFLREDERF; from the coding sequence ATGAAACGCTCCCCCACTCCCGGAGATGCCGGGCGGCCCGACGCCGGGACCGACGACACGACAACGAAGCCTTCCCGCAGCGATGCCGGCGACGAGGCAGCAACCGGCGCCCGCCGCAGGACTCTCGGCGTCAAGCCGGCAGCGGCGGCCGACGCGCCGGCCGCCGGCAACGACGTTCCTGCCAGGAAATCCGGCCTGCGCACGCGCTTCCTGCCGTCGGCCGATCGCCGCGGCACGGGAAAGCCTCCCGAGCGCCAGGCCGTGCCCCCATCGAAAGACTCCGATCGCACCCCCCGGCCGCCGCGCAAGAATCCCCCTCACCGTCCCCCTTCCGCGACCGGCGATGGTCCGGCTCGCAGGACCGCGAACGCTCCCGCTGCCGGACGCACTTCAGACCGCTCGCGGTCCCGGGCTCCCGACGTCGTGCGTTCTCGCCCCGCCGCGCCGTCCGTTCCCCCGCCGGCGCAGACCGACGCGCCGGAAGGCGTGCGGCTGTCGAAAATCATGTCCGAACGCGGCCTGTGTTCGCGTCGCGAGGCCGACGAGATCATCGAGCGTGGCTGGGTGTTCGTCGACGGGCAGCGGGTCAGCGAGCTGGGCATCCGCATCGACCCGAACGCCGAGATTACGCTCGCCGCGCAGGCGAAGCGCCGTCAGATGGAGCAGGTCACGATCCTGCTGCACAAGCCGGTCGGCTACGTGTCCGGCCAGCCCGAGCCGGGCTTCGAGCCGGCGGTGTCGCTGATCGGGCCGGACAACCAGTTCGACCGCGCCGATGCGCAGCGCTTCCATCCCTCGCACCTGAAAGGGATCGCGCCTGCGGGGCGGCTCGACATCGACTCGACCGGCCTCTTGGTGCTGACGCAGGACGGACGGATCGCGCGCCAGCTGATCGGCGACGATTCGAAAGTCGAAAAGGAATATCTGGTGCGGGTCGAAGGCAGACTGGACGAACGTGGCCTCGCGCTGCTCAATCACGGTCTCGAACTCGACGGCCGGACGCTGCGGCCGGCGAAAGTCGAGTGGCTCAACGAGGATCAGCTTCGCTTCGTGCTGCGCGAAGGCCGCAAGCGCCAGATCCGGCGGATGTGCGAACTCGTGGGACTGAAAGTCGTCGGCCTCAAGCGCGTGCGCATCGGGCGCGTCAAACTCGGCGACCTGCCGCTCGGGCAGTGGCGTTTTTTACGAGAAGACGAACGCTTCTGA
- a CDS encoding ABC transporter permease: protein MTPADTLRFATRAATGYPLRTVLMVLAMSIGVAAVVVLTALGDGARRYVVNEFSALGSNLIIVLPGRSETGGVGLGSLFTSTPRDLTVRDAAALLRAPDVQRITPLTLGNSEIAYGGRLREVLVLGTSTDYLGIRGYRMALGRFLPREDLERASSVAVLGATLRDELFGIEPAVGRMIRIGDRRLRVIGVLEKSGQGLGMNTDELVVVPVATAQAMFNTNTLFRVMVEARSRDALASAQRQVEDIMRTRRDGELDITVITQDAVLGTFDRILGALTFAVAGIAAISLAVAGILVMNVMLVAVTQRTAEIGLLKALGATGRNIRLAFLMEAALLSLAGAFAGLALGHLGAWGLRLAFPVLPAWPPDWAVYAGFGTAIVTGVLFGVMPARRAARLDPVQALAKR, encoded by the coding sequence ATGACGCCCGCCGACACCCTGCGCTTCGCGACACGCGCGGCCACCGGCTACCCGCTGCGCACCGTGCTGATGGTCCTCGCGATGTCGATCGGCGTCGCCGCAGTCGTGGTGCTGACGGCCCTCGGCGACGGCGCGCGCCGTTACGTCGTCAACGAGTTCTCCGCACTCGGCAGCAACCTCATCATCGTGTTGCCCGGGCGTTCGGAAACCGGCGGCGTCGGCCTCGGCAGCCTTTTCACGAGCACGCCGCGCGACCTCACGGTGCGCGACGCCGCGGCGCTGCTGCGCGCGCCCGACGTGCAGCGCATCACCCCGCTGACACTCGGCAACTCCGAAATCGCGTACGGCGGACGGCTGCGCGAAGTGCTCGTGCTCGGTACCAGCACGGACTACCTCGGCATCCGCGGCTACCGCATGGCGCTGGGGCGCTTCCTGCCGCGCGAGGATCTCGAACGCGCATCGTCCGTCGCGGTGCTCGGCGCGACGCTGCGCGACGAGCTCTTCGGCATCGAACCCGCAGTCGGCCGCATGATCCGCATCGGCGACCGGCGGCTGCGCGTCATCGGCGTGCTCGAGAAGTCCGGCCAGGGCCTGGGCATGAACACCGACGAGCTGGTCGTCGTGCCGGTCGCGACGGCGCAGGCGATGTTCAACACCAACACCCTGTTCCGCGTGATGGTCGAGGCCCGCAGCCGCGACGCGCTTGCCTCGGCCCAGCGCCAGGTCGAAGACATCATGCGTACGCGCCGCGACGGCGAACTCGACATCACCGTGATCACGCAGGACGCGGTGCTCGGCACTTTCGACCGCATCCTCGGCGCGCTGACGTTCGCGGTGGCCGGCATCGCCGCGATCAGCCTGGCGGTCGCCGGCATCCTCGTGATGAACGTGATGCTCGTCGCGGTCACGCAGCGCACCGCGGAGATCGGCCTGCTGAAGGCGCTCGGCGCGACCGGGCGCAACATCCGCCTCGCCTTCCTGATGGAGGCGGCGCTGCTGTCGCTCGCCGGCGCGTTCGCCGGTCTCGCGCTCGGGCACCTCGGCGCGTGGGGGCTGCGGCTCGCGTTCCCGGTGCTGCCGGCCTGGCCGCCGGACTGGGCCGTGTATGCCGGGTTCGGCACGGCAATCGTGACCGGCGTGCTGTTCGGCGTGATGCCGGCACGCCGCGCCGCGCGCCTCGATCCGGTGCAGGCGCTGGCGAAGCGATGA
- a CDS encoding IclR family transcriptional regulator, translated as MMKLLDVLAHHPDPAPLKQIAQETGLHPSTAHRILGAMSQSGFVERGEGGTYRLGIRLLELGSLVKSRISLRETAMPAMLKLHAATGESINLGIRDGDEIVYVDRTSSGRSAVRVVHIVGARAPLHTTATGKLFLVEDGLERVREYARRTGLPASTPGSITDPAALEKELDKVRRHGVAFDLDEVENGVRCIAAGIRDDSGELIAGLSLSTPSERFNPDRAPLLREAADEISRALGYVPNRISH; from the coding sequence ATGATGAAGCTGCTCGACGTCCTCGCCCATCACCCCGATCCCGCGCCGCTGAAGCAGATCGCGCAGGAGACGGGGCTTCATCCCTCCACCGCCCACCGCATCCTCGGCGCGATGTCGCAAAGCGGTTTCGTCGAGCGCGGCGAAGGCGGCACCTACCGTCTCGGCATCCGCCTGCTGGAACTGGGGAGCCTGGTGAAATCGCGCATCTCGCTACGCGAGACGGCGATGCCGGCGATGCTCAAGCTCCACGCCGCGACCGGCGAGAGCATCAACCTGGGCATTCGCGACGGTGACGAGATCGTCTACGTCGACCGCACGTCGAGCGGCCGCTCAGCCGTGCGCGTCGTGCATATCGTCGGCGCCCGGGCCCCGCTGCACACCACCGCCACCGGCAAGCTCTTCCTCGTCGAGGACGGCCTGGAACGCGTGCGCGAGTACGCGCGCCGCACCGGCCTGCCGGCCTCGACCCCTGGCTCCATCACCGACCCCGCCGCGCTGGAAAAGGAGCTCGACAAGGTCCGCCGGCACGGCGTCGCGTTCGACCTCGACGAAGTCGAAAACGGCGTGCGCTGCATCGCCGCCGGGATCCGCGACGATTCCGGCGAACTGATCGCCGGCCTGTCGCTGTCGACCCCTTCGGAGCGCTTCAATCCCGACCGCGCTCCCCTTTTGCGCGAAGCCGCCGACGAAATCTCCCGCGCGCTCGGTTACGTCCCGAACCGCATCTCCCACTGA
- a CDS encoding ABC transporter ATP-binding protein — translation MTQIELSAIERVFKLGDSEVHALHAVTVAIEAGEYVAVMGPSGSGKSTLLNLLGLLDRPNGGTYRLEGRDVTTLTADEQAEVRRNRIGFVFQSFHLVPRLTAAENIALPLMLAGVPPAERGPRVAEALKNFGLDTRADHRPDELSGGQRQRVAIARATIMRPAMILADEPTGNLDRATGQDVTALLESLNASGVTLIVVTHDPVMGGRARRRLMMEDGALVADLHADAASTA, via the coding sequence ATGACGCAGATCGAGCTATCCGCCATCGAACGCGTATTCAAGCTCGGCGACAGCGAAGTCCATGCGCTGCACGCGGTGACAGTCGCGATCGAGGCCGGCGAATACGTCGCCGTGATGGGGCCGTCGGGTTCCGGCAAATCCACGTTACTGAACCTGCTCGGCCTGCTCGACCGGCCGAATGGCGGCACCTACCGGCTCGAAGGGCGTGACGTGACGACGCTCACCGCCGACGAGCAGGCCGAAGTCCGCCGCAACCGCATCGGCTTCGTGTTCCAGAGCTTCCACCTCGTGCCGCGGCTCACCGCCGCCGAGAACATCGCGCTGCCGCTGATGCTCGCCGGCGTGCCACCTGCCGAGCGTGGGCCGCGCGTCGCCGAGGCGCTGAAAAACTTCGGTCTGGATACGCGCGCTGACCATCGCCCGGACGAACTGTCCGGCGGCCAGCGGCAGCGCGTCGCGATCGCGCGCGCGACGATCATGCGCCCGGCGATGATCCTCGCCGACGAGCCGACCGGCAACCTCGACCGCGCGACCGGTCAGGACGTCACGGCGCTGCTCGAGAGCCTGAACGCGTCGGGCGTGACGCTGATCGTCGTCACGCACGACCCGGTCATGGGCGGGCGGGCGCGGCGGCGGCTGATGATGGAAGACGGCGCGCTCGTCGCCGACCTGCATGCGGACGCCGCTTCCACCGCCTGA
- a CDS encoding serine hydrolase has translation MTFRHLAAALLSLALLQTGGIEPAAAATGQERVRTAKPTATKKAPVRYTIRKKTAKAVTLHKSTVRKPPPRKPALRKVSARRSLVAPVAPMAPVQVQPEVDRLGNPQLRSAAFVVVNQATGEVILEKKSDSVLPIASITKLMTAMVVLDGGQSLSEEIVITEDDLDTIKGTGSRLALGTRLTREQLLHLALMSSENRAASALGRSYPGGIAAFVKAMNVKARLVGLGDTRFSDSTGLDPTNVSSPRDLVRMVSAASTYPLIRRFSTSSEDHVEIRGRMHRFGNTNSLVRSPEWEIDVSKTGYIREAGRCLVMQARLLNQRVIIVLMDSEGRYTRTADAVRIKKWLEAVGAQRVAGLAPGENG, from the coding sequence ATGACTTTTCGCCATCTTGCCGCTGCCCTTCTGAGTCTTGCCCTGCTGCAGACCGGAGGGATCGAACCCGCTGCCGCCGCGACCGGACAGGAGCGGGTCCGGACGGCCAAACCGACTGCGACCAAAAAGGCGCCGGTCCGTTACACGATCCGCAAAAAAACTGCCAAGGCAGTGACGCTGCACAAGAGCACGGTGCGCAAACCGCCCCCGCGCAAGCCGGCCCTGCGCAAGGTGTCCGCTCGCCGCTCGCTGGTGGCTCCCGTCGCGCCGATGGCGCCGGTCCAGGTCCAGCCTGAAGTGGACCGGCTGGGTAACCCCCAGCTGCGCTCCGCAGCTTTCGTCGTCGTCAACCAGGCTACCGGTGAAGTGATCCTCGAGAAGAAGAGCGACTCGGTGCTGCCGATCGCATCGATCACGAAACTGATGACCGCGATGGTGGTCCTCGACGGCGGGCAGAGCCTGTCCGAAGAGATCGTCATCACCGAGGACGACCTCGACACGATCAAGGGGACGGGCTCGCGGCTGGCGCTCGGAACCCGGCTCACGCGTGAGCAACTGCTGCATCTGGCGCTGATGTCCTCGGAAAATCGAGCTGCTTCGGCGCTCGGTCGCAGCTACCCGGGCGGCATCGCCGCGTTCGTCAAGGCGATGAACGTCAAGGCCCGGCTGGTCGGGCTCGGCGATACGCGTTTCAGCGACAGCACCGGCCTCGATCCGACCAATGTCTCGAGTCCTCGCGATCTCGTCCGCATGGTGTCGGCAGCGTCCACCTATCCGCTGATCCGCCGCTTTTCGACCAGCAGCGAAGACCATGTCGAGATACGCGGCCGGATGCATCGCTTCGGCAACACCAATTCGCTCGTCCGCAGTCCCGAATGGGAGATCGACGTGTCGAAGACCGGCTACATCCGCGAGGCGGGCCGCTGCCTCGTGATGCAGGCCCGGCTGCTCAACCAGCGGGTGATCATCGTGTTGATGGATTCCGAGGGACGCTACACGCGCACTGCCGATGCGGTGCGGATCAAGAAGTGGCTCGAGGCGGTGGGCGCCCAGCGCGTCGCGGGCCTCGCTCCCGGTGAGAACGGCTAG
- a CDS encoding LutB/LldF family L-lactate oxidation iron-sulfur protein, with protein MRSQAMFFKARAGDRLADRQLQANLGKAKSRFVEGRAQAVLDYDAAPDGDFEALRDVASSIRDRVLANLDVWLEAFEDKARARGAEVLYARDGAEICRLVVDIARRHGVTKAAKSKSMLSEEAGLNEALAAAGIEPIETDLGEYILQINDNEPPSHIIAPVFHKSKEEVAELFARIHHTPKKDDIAGMAREAREVLRAHFMSAEMGISGANFLIAETGSAALVTNEGNGRMVTTLPKVHVVVTGIEKLVPTLEDFSTLMRLLPRSATGQRISNYVSVLTGVKGEGDFDGPEHLYVILVDNGRASLVGTEFEPILRCIRCGACMNHCPVYQSVGGHAYGWVYPGPMGSVLTPLYTGIENALDLPHASTLCNQCGVVCPVKIPLPELLRKLREKQVERKLRPWRERLVLRLWGWVASRPTLYGFAARTVVRYLNRRAGGADRIRALRAAPDWTAGRDLAAPEGRTFRELYAERVRHEGRTKR; from the coding sequence ATGCGCTCGCAGGCGATGTTCTTCAAGGCGCGGGCGGGCGACAGGCTCGCGGACCGCCAGCTGCAGGCGAACCTCGGCAAGGCCAAGAGCCGCTTCGTCGAGGGGCGGGCGCAGGCGGTGCTCGACTACGATGCCGCTCCGGACGGCGACTTCGAGGCGCTGCGCGACGTCGCCAGCTCGATCCGCGACCGCGTGCTGGCCAATCTCGACGTCTGGCTCGAGGCTTTCGAGGACAAGGCGCGCGCCCGCGGCGCCGAAGTGTTGTACGCGCGTGACGGGGCGGAGATCTGCCGGCTCGTGGTGGACATCGCGCGCCGGCACGGCGTGACGAAAGCCGCCAAGTCGAAGTCGATGCTGTCGGAAGAGGCCGGCCTCAACGAAGCGCTCGCCGCCGCCGGGATCGAACCGATCGAGACCGATCTCGGTGAATACATCCTGCAGATCAACGACAACGAGCCGCCTTCGCACATCATCGCGCCGGTCTTCCACAAGTCGAAGGAGGAAGTCGCCGAGCTCTTCGCTCGCATCCACCACACGCCGAAAAAAGACGACATCGCCGGCATGGCGCGTGAGGCGCGCGAAGTGCTGCGCGCGCATTTCATGAGCGCCGAAATGGGCATCAGCGGGGCGAACTTCCTCATCGCCGAGACCGGTTCGGCCGCGCTCGTGACGAACGAGGGCAATGGGCGGATGGTGACGACGCTGCCGAAAGTGCATGTCGTGGTGACCGGGATCGAGAAGCTCGTCCCGACGCTCGAGGACTTCTCGACGCTGATGCGGCTGTTGCCGCGCTCGGCGACCGGCCAGCGCATCTCGAACTACGTGTCGGTGCTGACCGGGGTGAAGGGCGAGGGCGATTTCGACGGACCCGAGCATCTCTACGTCATTCTCGTCGACAACGGCCGCGCGAGCCTCGTCGGCACCGAGTTCGAGCCGATACTGCGCTGCATCCGCTGCGGCGCGTGCATGAATCACTGTCCGGTGTATCAGAGCGTCGGCGGGCACGCGTACGGCTGGGTCTATCCGGGGCCGATGGGCTCGGTGCTGACGCCGCTCTATACCGGCATCGAGAACGCGCTCGACCTGCCGCACGCCTCGACACTGTGCAACCAGTGCGGCGTCGTCTGTCCGGTGAAGATTCCGCTGCCGGAGCTGCTGCGCAAGCTGCGCGAGAAGCAGGTCGAGCGGAAGCTGCGCCCGTGGCGCGAACGGCTCGTGCTGCGGCTGTGGGGCTGGGTCGCGAGCCGCCCGACGCTGTACGGATTCGCAGCGCGGACTGTGGTGCGGTACCTGAACCGGCGCGCCGGCGGCGCAGACCGCATCCGGGCGCTGCGCGCCGCTCCGGACTGGACGGCAGGCCGCGATCTGGCCGCGCCGGAAGGGCGGACGTTCCGCGAGCTGTATGCCGAGCGGGTTCGGCATGAGGGGAGGACGAAGCGATGA
- a CDS encoding (Fe-S)-binding protein, producing MTKEKIRVGLFVTCLVDLLRPRIGFAALRLLEAADCEVVVPSTQTCCGQPAFNSGDTRVARALALKLIAEFEGLDYVVVPSGSCGGMIRVHYPQLFDDDPAAAARARALAARTFELTDFLVSVLGVAKVPGDFEGTVTYHDSCSGLRELGVKAQPRALLAHLPGVELKEMAASEECCGFGGMFSVKFGDISTRIVDRKCDNILATGADAVVLGDLGCMLNIEGRLRRRGDERTRVLHVAEVLAGED from the coding sequence ATGACGAAAGAGAAAATACGTGTCGGCCTGTTCGTTACATGCCTGGTGGATCTGCTGCGCCCGCGCATCGGTTTCGCCGCCCTGAGACTGCTCGAAGCGGCGGACTGCGAAGTCGTCGTGCCCTCGACGCAGACGTGCTGCGGACAACCGGCCTTCAACTCCGGCGACACCCGGGTCGCGCGCGCGCTGGCGCTGAAGCTGATCGCCGAGTTCGAGGGGCTCGACTACGTGGTCGTGCCGTCGGGGTCGTGCGGCGGCATGATCCGGGTTCATTACCCGCAGCTGTTCGACGACGATCCGGCCGCCGCGGCACGCGCCCGGGCGCTGGCTGCACGCACGTTCGAACTGACGGATTTCCTCGTCTCCGTGCTCGGCGTCGCGAAAGTGCCGGGCGACTTCGAAGGCACCGTGACCTACCACGACAGTTGCTCGGGGCTGCGCGAACTGGGCGTGAAGGCGCAGCCGCGCGCGCTGCTCGCGCACCTGCCGGGCGTCGAACTGAAGGAGATGGCTGCGAGCGAGGAGTGCTGCGGTTTCGGCGGCATGTTCTCGGTGAAGTTCGGCGACATCTCCACGCGCATCGTCGATCGCAAGTGCGACAACATCCTGGCGACGGGAGCTGACGCGGTCGTGCTCGGGGATCTCGGCTGCATGCTGAACATCGAAGGCCGGCTGCGTCGCCGCGGCGACGAGCGCACGCGCGTGCTGCATGTCGCCGAGGTGCTGGCCGGAGAAGACTGA
- a CDS encoding putative Na+/H+ antiporter, whose translation MNPSMLEMVGTGLFAVAVAHTFLTKYFEHLAHLQPNHAGIWHLLGEVEVVFGFWAFVLLIFMAVTSGASAPTTYLEGLNYTEPAFVFIIMVVAASRPILELCKMGARALARYVPLNDSVAFYFVCLAVLPLLGSFITEPAAMTLAALMLRDNFYAKGISHRLKYVTLGALFVNVSIGGTLTHFAAPPVLMVAGKWNWDVWYMLGHFGWKAALAVFVNAGVATFLFTRELKALTVDARSKDRTVPWPLIIAHVAFLIGIVYFAHHAIVFVGLFLLFLGVAEGYRHYHDRLMLREGLLVGFFLAGLVTLGALQQWWLQDVLTGMDTTALFFGATALTAITDNAALTYLGSLVEGTDEAFRYSLVAGAVTGGGLTVIANAPNPAGFAILRGNFDDEAINPLGLLVTALPPTFVAILAFQLL comes from the coding sequence ATGAATCCCTCGATGCTCGAAATGGTCGGCACCGGCTTGTTCGCGGTGGCGGTCGCCCACACGTTCCTGACCAAGTACTTCGAGCATCTCGCTCACCTCCAGCCCAATCACGCCGGCATCTGGCACCTGCTCGGCGAAGTGGAAGTCGTGTTCGGCTTCTGGGCGTTCGTGCTGCTCATTTTCATGGCCGTGACCAGCGGCGCGAGCGCCCCGACGACGTATCTCGAAGGGCTGAACTACACCGAACCGGCGTTCGTGTTCATCATCATGGTGGTTGCCGCGAGCCGGCCGATTCTCGAGCTGTGCAAGATGGGCGCACGTGCGCTGGCCCGTTACGTTCCGCTCAATGACAGCGTCGCGTTCTACTTCGTGTGCCTGGCGGTGCTGCCGCTGCTCGGCTCGTTCATCACCGAGCCGGCAGCGATGACGCTGGCTGCGCTGATGCTGCGCGACAACTTCTACGCGAAAGGGATCTCGCACCGGCTCAAGTACGTCACGCTCGGCGCGCTGTTCGTGAATGTGTCGATCGGCGGCACGCTGACGCATTTCGCCGCGCCGCCGGTGCTGATGGTGGCGGGGAAGTGGAACTGGGACGTGTGGTACATGCTTGGCCATTTCGGCTGGAAAGCGGCGCTCGCCGTGTTCGTCAACGCCGGCGTCGCGACTTTCCTGTTCACGCGCGAACTGAAGGCGCTGACGGTCGACGCGCGGAGCAAGGATCGCACCGTTCCGTGGCCGCTGATCATCGCGCACGTCGCGTTTCTCATCGGCATCGTCTATTTCGCCCATCACGCGATCGTGTTCGTCGGCCTGTTCCTGCTGTTTCTCGGCGTGGCCGAAGGCTACCGGCACTATCACGACCGCCTGATGCTGCGCGAGGGCTTGCTGGTCGGCTTCTTCCTCGCCGGGCTGGTGACGCTCGGGGCGCTGCAGCAGTGGTGGCTGCAGGACGTCCTCACCGGCATGGATACGACGGCGCTGTTTTTCGGCGCCACTGCGCTGACCGCGATCACCGACAACGCCGCGCTGACCTATCTCGGCTCGCTCGTCGAAGGAACGGACGAAGCATTCCGGTATTCGCTGGTTGCCGGGGCAGTCACCGGAGGCGGCCTGACGGTGATCGCGAATGCGCCCAACCCTGCGGGCTTCGCGATCCTGCGCGGCAATTTCGACGACGAGGCGATCAACCCGCTCGGCCTGCTGGTCACCGCTCTACCGCCGACCTTTGTCGCCATCCTCGCGTTCCAGTTGCTGTAA